A single genomic interval of Camelina sativa cultivar DH55 chromosome 11, Cs, whole genome shotgun sequence harbors:
- the LOC104720790 gene encoding proline-rich protein 4-like, with product MRILAEPRGSVPCLLLLVSVLLSASLSVARVVEVVGYAESKIKNPHAFSGLQVTIDCKVNKGHFVTKGSGNIDDKGKFGLNIPHDIVSDDGALKEECYAQLHSATGTPCPAHDGLESTKIVYISKSGDKHVLGLKQNLKFSPEICVSKFFWPMPKLPPFKGFDHHFPLPPPLELPPFLKKPCPPKYSPPEEVPPPVPVYEPPPKAEVPPPVPVYDPPPKKEVPPPVPVYKPPPKVELPPPIPKKPCPPNPPKIEHPPPVPVYKPPPKVELPPPIHKKPCPPKVEHPPQVPVYKPPPKVEHPPTVPVYKPPPKVEHPPTVPVHKPPHIPKKPCPPKVELPPPVPVYKPPPKKVDPPAPVPVHKPPPKIVVPPSVPIHKPPKKPCPPKIELPPPVPIYKPPPKIEHPPIYIPPVVIPKKPCPPPVPVVVIPKKPCPPLPPLPKFPPLPPKYIHHPKFGKWPPLPSHP from the exons ATGAGGATCTTAGCCGAACCTCGAGGTTCGGTTCCGTGCCTCCTCCTTCTCGTGTCGGTTCTCTTATCAGCGAGTCTCTCAGTCGCTCGTGTCGTCGAAGTTGTCGGTTACGCCGAGAGCAAGATCAAAAACCCCCATGCATTTTCAG gACTCCAAGTGACGATCGATTGTAAGGTGAATAAAGGCCATTTTGTTACAAAAGGTTCGGGAAACATTGACGATAAAGGAAAGTTTGGTCTTAACATTCCTCATGACATTGTCTCCGACGACGGAGCATTAAAGGAGGAGTGTTACGCTCAGCTTCACAGCGCGACAGGAACCCCTTGTCCGGCTCACGATGGCCTTGAGTCAACCAAGATTGTGTATATATCCAAATCCGGGGATAAACACGTTTTGGGTCTCAAACAAAACCTGAAGTTTTCACCCGAAATATGCGTTTCGAAATTCTTCTGGCCTATGCCTAAGTTGCCTCCTTTTAAGGGCTTTGATCATCATTTCCCTTTACCTCCGCCTTTGGAACTTCCCCCTTTTCTCAAGAAACCATGTCCACCTAAATACAGCCCTCCTGAGGAGGTTCCACCCCCGGTTCCCGTTTACGAACCGCCACCAAAGGCAGAGGTTCCGCCTCCGGTTCCGGTTTACGATCCACCGCCAAAGAAAGAGGTTCCACCACCTGTCCCCGTTTACAAGCCACCACCAAAGGTAGAACTTCCACCGCCGATTCCTAAGAAGCCCTGTCCACCTAACCCGCCGAAGATTGAGCACCCACCTCCGGTACCAGTTTACAAGCCACCGCCAAAGGTAGAGCTTCCACCGCCCATCCATAAGAAGCCATGTCCGCCAAAGGTGGAGCACCCACCTCAGGTTCCGGTTTACAAGCCACCGCCAAAGGTCGAGCACCCACCCACGGTACCGGTTTACAAGCCACCGCCAAAGGTCGAGCACCCACCTACGGTTCCGGTACACAAGCCACCGCATATCCCGAAGAAGCCATGTCCGCCTAAGGTCGAGCTTCCACCTCCGGTACCTGTTTACAAGCCACCACCGAAGAAAGTTGACCCACCGGCGCCGGTTCCAGTACACAAGCCGCCACCAAAGATAGTGGTACCACCGTCGGTACCAATCCACAAACCGCCGAAGAAACCGTGTCCCCCGAAGATAGAGCTTCCACCGCCGGTTCCAATATACAAGCCGCCGCCGAAGATAGAGCATCCACCAATCTACATACCACCTGTCGTGATCCCGAAAAAGCCGTGCCCTCCGCCGGTACCAGTAGTGGTGATTCCAAAGAAGCCATGTCCGCCACTTCCACCGCTTCCTAAGTTTCCGCCTCTTCCTCCAAAATACATTCACCACCCCAAGTTCGGGAAATGGCCTCCGTTGCCTTCACACCCTTGA